In one Shewanella loihica PV-4 genomic region, the following are encoded:
- a CDS encoding MFS transporter codes for MLWGSGGPFLDGYVLVIIGLALQQLTPALELDAQWIGLVGAATLVGLFIGTALFGYVADLFGRKLMFMIDIIAIAVLSFATMFISSPIELVILRFLIGIVIGADYPIATSMVAEFSPTKQRAFTMGFIAAMWYVGATAANMVGYLLYDVTDGWRWMFGSAIIPCLVILLGRFHLPESPRWLLKKGRIEECKQVMHQFFGKDISLNFETAEQTKYSKLFEAVYLKRILFVGIIWTCQVIPMFAIYTFGPEIIELLGFTDGKDAALGNIVISIFFMAGCIPAMYWLNSIGRRPLLIGSFAIMTAALAVLGIVDTPSICLIVAAFAIYAFFSGGPGILQWLYPNELFPTEIRASAVGAVMSFSRIGTIVSTYGLPLFMATYGISATLLVGAAISLLGLLVSIFMAPETKGLTLETTSSVDFE; via the coding sequence ATGTTATGGGGAAGTGGGGGTCCTTTCCTCGATGGTTATGTGTTAGTGATCATAGGGTTAGCCCTACAACAACTCACACCTGCCCTAGAGCTAGATGCCCAATGGATAGGACTAGTCGGAGCCGCAACTCTGGTCGGCCTGTTTATCGGTACGGCGCTATTTGGTTATGTCGCCGATCTTTTTGGGCGCAAACTGATGTTCATGATAGATATCATTGCCATCGCCGTCCTCTCCTTCGCCACCATGTTCATCTCCTCCCCCATAGAACTGGTGATATTGCGTTTCTTGATTGGCATAGTCATAGGCGCCGACTACCCTATCGCCACCTCTATGGTCGCCGAATTTTCCCCAACGAAACAACGCGCCTTTACCATGGGCTTCATCGCAGCCATGTGGTACGTGGGCGCGACCGCCGCCAATATGGTGGGCTATCTGCTATACGATGTCACCGATGGATGGCGCTGGATGTTTGGCAGCGCTATCATCCCCTGCCTGGTTATCTTGCTCGGACGCTTCCATCTGCCGGAATCTCCCAGGTGGCTGCTGAAGAAAGGCCGTATCGAAGAGTGCAAACAGGTGATGCACCAATTTTTCGGCAAAGATATCAGCCTGAATTTTGAGACTGCAGAGCAGACTAAATACAGCAAGTTATTCGAGGCCGTTTATTTAAAACGTATCCTGTTTGTCGGCATTATCTGGACCTGCCAGGTGATCCCTATGTTCGCCATATATACCTTTGGCCCGGAGATCATCGAACTCTTGGGCTTCACCGACGGTAAAGATGCCGCCCTGGGTAATATTGTCATCAGCATCTTCTTCATGGCGGGCTGTATTCCGGCCATGTACTGGCTTAACTCCATAGGTCGTCGCCCCCTGCTCATCGGCAGCTTCGCCATCATGACAGCCGCCCTGGCGGTGCTGGGAATAGTGGATACCCCGAGTATCTGTCTGATTGTTGCCGCATTTGCCATCTACGCCTTCTTCTCCGGAGGCCCGGGGATCTTGCAATGGCTATATCCTAACGAACTGTTTCCGACAGAGATACGCGCCTCGGCGGTTGGTGCCGTGATGTCTTTCAGCCGTATAGGCACTATCGTCTCCACCTATGGCTTACCACTGTTTATGGCGACCTATGGCATCTCGGCTACCCTGCTAGTTGGCGCGGCGATCTCCCTGCTTGGGCTACTGGTTTCCATCTTTATGGCGCCGGAAACCAAGGGGCTGACACTGGAGACCACCAGCTCGGTGGACTTTGAGTAG
- the caiT gene encoding L-carnitine/gamma-butyrobetaine antiporter has translation MNEKTMGFDLAEGKKKKVTIEPKIFFPSLIAVILLSYLTVRDLDAANVVIKEVFHYLTHSWGWAFEWYMIALAIGWGWLVWGPYANNRLGQEKPEFSTGSWIFLMFASCTSAAVLYWGSLEAYYYLTYPPFEIQSMSVQAKELGVAYSLFHWGPLPWMGYGFFTVALGYFLFVKKMDVVRPSGTLAPVLGKHHKGILGTFIDNIYVVALILAMGTSLGLATPLVTECIQWLFGIERTIEVDTFVISVWIIFNAVCVAFGLTKGIKIASDLRSYLSIIMLFWVFLIGATSFTVNYFTESVGVMLAYLPRMLFYTSSISADSWPQDWTVFYWAWWVVYGIQMCIFLAKISRGRTVRELCLTMVLGLTASTWFLWTILGSNTVNLMHESIINMGQLIQDHGAPRAIIETWAALPMSTITMWGFFILCFLATVTLINACSYTLAMSTCKGADADNEPPVWIRVGWSVLVGVIGIVLLSLGGLKPLQTAIIAGGAPLVIVNILVIISFLKDARKNNWAS, from the coding sequence ATGAACGAAAAAACCATGGGATTTGATCTCGCAGAAGGGAAAAAGAAGAAGGTGACGATTGAACCTAAAATCTTTTTCCCTTCTCTGATTGCCGTGATATTGCTCTCTTACTTGACCGTAAGAGATCTCGATGCGGCCAATGTTGTTATCAAGGAAGTATTTCATTATCTGACCCACTCTTGGGGATGGGCATTTGAGTGGTACATGATTGCCCTGGCCATAGGTTGGGGTTGGCTGGTATGGGGACCCTATGCCAACAACCGTCTGGGTCAGGAAAAACCTGAGTTCAGCACAGGAAGCTGGATCTTCTTGATGTTCGCCTCCTGTACCTCCGCCGCCGTGCTCTACTGGGGCTCGTTAGAGGCATACTACTATCTGACCTACCCGCCATTCGAAATTCAGTCGATGTCGGTACAGGCCAAGGAGCTTGGTGTGGCCTATAGTCTCTTCCACTGGGGCCCCTTGCCTTGGATGGGATATGGCTTCTTTACCGTCGCCTTAGGTTACTTCCTGTTTGTGAAGAAGATGGACGTGGTTCGCCCCAGCGGTACCCTGGCCCCCGTGCTAGGTAAGCATCACAAGGGGATCCTCGGCACATTCATCGACAACATCTATGTGGTAGCACTAATCCTTGCCATGGGCACTAGCCTTGGTTTGGCGACGCCGCTGGTGACCGAATGTATTCAGTGGTTGTTCGGCATTGAGCGCACCATAGAAGTGGATACCTTCGTGATCTCTGTGTGGATCATCTTCAACGCCGTGTGTGTGGCCTTCGGCCTGACTAAGGGCATCAAGATCGCCAGTGACCTGCGCAGCTACCTGAGCATCATCATGCTGTTCTGGGTGTTCCTGATCGGTGCGACCAGCTTTACCGTTAACTACTTCACCGAGTCCGTCGGTGTGATGCTGGCTTACCTGCCACGCATGCTGTTCTACACCAGCTCAATCAGCGCCGACAGCTGGCCACAAGACTGGACCGTATTCTACTGGGCCTGGTGGGTCGTGTATGGCATCCAGATGTGTATCTTCCTGGCTAAGATCTCTCGTGGCCGCACAGTGCGTGAGCTGTGTCTGACCATGGTATTGGGTCTTACCGCTTCTACCTGGTTCCTGTGGACCATCCTCGGTAGTAACACTGTGAACCTGATGCACGAAAGCATCATCAACATGGGCCAGTTGATCCAAGATCATGGGGCGCCACGCGCCATCATCGAGACCTGGGCTGCCTTGCCGATGAGCACTATCACCATGTGGGGCTTCTTCATCCTCTGTTTCCTCGCCACAGTGACTCTGATCAACGCCTGTTCTTACACACTCGCTATGTCGACCTGTAAGGGCGCCGACGCCGACAACGAGCCACCTGTGTGGATCCGTGTGGGTTGGTCTGTGTTGGTGGGGGTGATCGGTATCGTGTTGCTGTCACTTGGTGGGTTGAAACCCCTGCAAACCGCCATCATTGCCGGCGGGGCGCCGCTGGTGATCGTCAACATCCTGGTGATCATCTCTTTCTTGAAAGATGCACGTAAAAACAATTGGGCTTCTTAG
- a CDS encoding electron transfer flavoprotein FixA — protein MKIITCYKLVPEEQDISVNGDGSLDTNKAAPKINPFDLNAVEAGVQLKAMVEGSQLTALSVGGKALDNPKARKDILSRGPDDLTLVIDEQFGALLPHQTARVLASAARQCEFDLILCGDGSGDLFAQQVGMQLGELLNVSCINAVSKIVSATDSTLTVERALDDEVEVLEIDLPAVISVSADINEPQIPSMKTILAAAKKPVTTLDTQALALEALPKLVDAISVVAPKQAERAQIIVEGDDEAQIAAFADHLRKAMN, from the coding sequence ATGAAAATTATTACCTGCTATAAACTGGTCCCCGAAGAACAAGACATATCGGTAAATGGTGACGGTTCGCTAGATACCAACAAGGCCGCCCCTAAGATTAACCCTTTCGATCTCAACGCCGTCGAAGCCGGTGTACAGCTTAAAGCTATGGTTGAAGGCAGTCAGCTCACCGCCCTAAGTGTTGGCGGCAAAGCACTGGATAATCCTAAGGCACGCAAAGATATCCTCTCCCGTGGTCCTGACGATCTGACGCTAGTGATCGATGAGCAATTTGGGGCACTACTGCCCCATCAAACCGCACGTGTTCTTGCTAGCGCAGCACGCCAGTGCGAGTTTGACCTGATCCTGTGTGGCGATGGCTCGGGCGATCTATTCGCCCAACAAGTGGGCATGCAATTGGGTGAACTGCTTAACGTCAGTTGCATCAATGCCGTCAGCAAGATTGTGTCGGCCACGGACAGCACTCTAACGGTAGAAAGAGCCCTGGACGATGAAGTTGAAGTGCTGGAGATCGACCTACCTGCGGTGATCTCAGTTTCTGCCGACATCAATGAACCTCAGATCCCATCGATGAAGACGATTCTGGCGGCGGCGAAGAAGCCCGTTACCACACTCGACACCCAAGCGTTGGCGCTGGAAGCGCTACCTAAACTGGTCGACGCCATCAGTGTTGTCGCACCTAAACAGGCCGAGCGCGCACAGATCATCGTCGAAGGTGACGATGAGGCGCAAATCGCGGCCTTTGCCGACCATCTACGTAAAGCAATGAACTAA
- a CDS encoding substrate-binding periplasmic protein has product MHKRDDESMGLTKRAAKLLQASPGQTAGLKSQIGRLARITLGPSLSLAHTLALTLTLTFALTLSANAASCELTMGYRTSERLPYIHAEPNNQGLYLALYQKAAERIGCTLKVLRAPKKRILREMRLGKVDFYPGFGFTQKRNQYSYFIANGLYERYTGISHKDLAQISSLNELVGTPYVLLISPGGYDLDGIPKGIITRRPPEMDAAQAFELLIARKGDFFSYDETTLRFELAHHPHPELKLHPECCEPMRDMYLGFSRASRYFKASPNPDYDPSQAESIANRRLLLMPGSKAHALADELERMRASGETERIRESFFAPSQATDMTSASHSQ; this is encoded by the coding sequence ATGCATAAAAGGGATGACGAGTCCATGGGATTAACCAAGCGAGCAGCAAAGTTGCTACAGGCAAGTCCTGGGCAGACTGCTGGCCTGAAGAGTCAAATAGGTCGACTCGCACGCATCACTCTTGGGCCCTCCTTGTCACTAGCCCATACACTCGCGCTTACACTCACGCTTACATTTGCCCTAACACTCAGCGCTAACGCCGCCTCCTGCGAACTCACCATGGGCTATCGCACCAGCGAGCGCCTGCCTTACATACATGCCGAGCCGAATAACCAAGGGCTCTATCTCGCCCTGTACCAGAAGGCGGCAGAGCGGATCGGTTGTACCCTCAAGGTGCTCAGGGCTCCCAAGAAGCGGATACTCAGAGAAATGCGTCTGGGCAAGGTGGACTTTTATCCGGGCTTTGGTTTTACACAAAAGCGTAATCAGTACAGCTACTTCATTGCCAATGGCCTCTATGAGCGTTACACAGGGATCAGCCACAAAGACCTAGCACAAATCAGCTCCCTTAACGAGTTGGTCGGCACCCCCTATGTGCTACTCATCTCACCCGGGGGCTATGATCTCGATGGTATTCCTAAGGGCATAATCACCCGTCGTCCGCCGGAGATGGATGCCGCCCAGGCCTTTGAGCTACTGATTGCCCGCAAGGGCGACTTCTTCAGCTATGATGAGACCACCTTAAGGTTTGAACTGGCCCACCATCCCCATCCCGAGCTCAAGCTTCACCCAGAATGTTGCGAGCCAATGCGCGACATGTACCTGGGATTTTCACGGGCGAGTCGCTATTTTAAGGCCTCACCCAATCCTGATTACGATCCCAGCCAAGCCGAATCCATCGCCAACAGAAGACTGTTGTTGATGCCCGGCAGTAAGGCTCACGCCCTGGCCGACGAACTGGAGAGAATGCGTGCCAGCGGTGAGACAGAAAGGATAAGAGAGAGCTTTTTCGCGCCAAGCCAAGCCACTGACATGACTTCTGCCTCACACAGTCAATGA
- the fixC gene encoding FAD-dependent oxidoreductase FixC, producing the protein MSEEAFDAIIVGAGLAGCVAAYVLAKEGADVLVIERGNYAGSKNMTGGRLYAHSLERIIPGFAKEAPIERKVTKEKVTFLTDDTGVTLDYHNGRDQSPLQESYTLLRGEFDQWLMGKAEEVGAQFITGIRVDEILTQDGKVIGVKADGDELTAKAVILAEGVNPILGEQLGMVKPKVSADAMAVGAKELIELPESVIKDRFNLKDDEGAAWLFAGSPSNGLMGGGFIYTNRNSISLGIVCGLHGIGESDKSVPQMLEDFKNHSLIKPLIEGGKLLEYSGHVVPEAGLNMVPKLVDHGVLITGDAAGFCLNVGYTVRGMDLAIASGEAAAKAVLAARAQQDFSAQGLSSYQSLLEESFLMKDMKLYKQLPAFMETPRIFNQYPKMVADIMHEMFIIDGTPAQPLRKTLLKHCKEVGFMNLIKDGYKGVTSI; encoded by the coding sequence ATGTCAGAAGAAGCATTTGACGCGATCATCGTTGGCGCCGGGCTCGCAGGCTGCGTCGCCGCCTATGTCTTGGCCAAAGAGGGCGCCGATGTATTGGTGATCGAGCGCGGTAACTACGCCGGCAGCAAAAACATGACCGGCGGCCGCCTCTACGCCCATAGTCTGGAAAGGATCATCCCAGGCTTTGCCAAGGAGGCTCCCATAGAACGCAAGGTCACTAAGGAGAAGGTCACCTTCTTGACGGATGATACCGGCGTCACCCTGGATTACCACAACGGCCGCGATCAGAGCCCGCTGCAGGAGTCTTACACCCTGCTTAGGGGCGAGTTTGACCAGTGGCTCATGGGCAAGGCCGAAGAGGTGGGCGCTCAGTTCATCACAGGGATCCGAGTGGACGAGATCCTCACCCAGGATGGCAAGGTTATCGGTGTTAAGGCCGACGGCGATGAGCTTACCGCCAAGGCGGTGATCTTGGCCGAAGGGGTCAACCCCATTTTGGGCGAACAGCTAGGCATGGTGAAGCCTAAGGTAAGCGCCGATGCTATGGCGGTCGGTGCCAAGGAGCTAATCGAGCTCCCCGAGTCGGTGATCAAAGACAGATTTAACCTCAAGGATGACGAAGGCGCCGCCTGGCTATTTGCCGGCTCCCCCTCCAATGGCCTGATGGGTGGCGGCTTTATCTATACCAACCGCAATAGCATCTCCCTAGGCATAGTGTGTGGCCTGCATGGCATAGGTGAGTCGGATAAGAGCGTGCCACAGATGCTGGAAGACTTTAAGAATCACTCGCTCATCAAGCCTCTCATCGAAGGTGGCAAGCTACTGGAATATTCAGGCCATGTAGTGCCCGAGGCGGGTCTCAACATGGTGCCTAAGCTGGTTGACCATGGCGTGCTGATCACCGGCGATGCTGCGGGATTCTGCCTAAACGTCGGTTACACGGTTCGCGGCATGGATCTCGCCATCGCCTCTGGAGAGGCTGCGGCCAAGGCAGTACTCGCGGCGCGCGCCCAGCAAGACTTCTCAGCCCAGGGGCTGAGCAGCTACCAGAGCCTGCTGGAAGAGAGCTTCCTGATGAAGGACATGAAGCTGTACAAGCAGCTCCCCGCCTTCATGGAGACGCCGCGCATCTTCAATCAGTATCCAAAGATGGTGGCCGACATCATGCACGAGATGTTCATCATAGACGGAACCCCTGCGCAGCCACTACGCAAGACGTTGCTGAAACACTGCAAAGAGGTGGGTTTCATGAACCTAATCAAAGATGGTTATAAAGGAGTCACATCAATATGA
- a CDS encoding 4Fe-4S dicluster domain-containing protein — MTEAVNVDVKLGVNKFYVDEGHPHIILKDNPDIKEYRKLVNACPAGLYKLEQDGSIRFDSAGCLECGTCKFLCGETILEKWEYPRGTFGIEYRYG; from the coding sequence ATGACCGAAGCAGTCAATGTCGACGTGAAATTGGGTGTCAATAAGTTCTATGTCGATGAGGGACACCCACACATCATTCTAAAAGACAACCCGGACATTAAGGAGTATCGCAAGCTGGTAAACGCCTGCCCTGCGGGCCTCTATAAGCTGGAGCAGGACGGCAGCATACGTTTCGACTCCGCCGGTTGCCTGGAATGCGGCACCTGTAAGTTTCTCTGTGGCGAGACCATTCTAGAGAAATGGGAATACCCAAGGGGCACCTTCGGTATCGAATACCGCTACGGATAA
- a CDS encoding M20 metallopeptidase family protein: MLRQIIHQSCLAGALVALGTSQSLWAQDEALSQSVKQAMPALSSLYLELHQAPELSYHEQQSGERMAAEFEALGIEVTRDFGGHGVVGIYRNGKGPTVMLRADTDALPIVEETGKAYASKVTTLDAQGNQVGVMHACGHDVHMTNLVGTAQQLIQQKDKWQGTLMLVAQPAEEVGGGAKAMLKQGLFSQFPTPDHILGLHVSASVPAGKVAIAPGYALANVDSVDISVKGRGGHGAYPHTTVDPVVLAARIVLALQTIVSREVSPLSPNVITVGSIHGGSKHNIIGNEVKLQLTLRSYDPKVREQQIAAIERLTKGIAISAGLSEAEWPDVYVHQEESIPSTYNDPEQTAKVRASIAKQLGDDNVLEASPVMAGEDFGLYGLTPAKRPITLFWLGAVPAVDYAASQASGASLPSLHSSKFAPDYPVTIEAGVQAMSRAALDLFKK; this comes from the coding sequence ATGTTACGCCAGATCATTCATCAATCCTGTTTAGCGGGCGCCCTGGTTGCCCTCGGCACCAGCCAAAGCCTCTGGGCCCAAGACGAGGCGCTGTCGCAGTCGGTCAAGCAAGCCATGCCGGCGCTCTCCAGTCTCTATCTCGAGCTGCACCAAGCTCCCGAGCTTTCTTACCATGAGCAACAGAGTGGCGAGAGAATGGCGGCCGAGTTCGAGGCCTTAGGTATAGAGGTGACCCGGGATTTTGGTGGTCATGGCGTGGTTGGCATCTACCGTAACGGTAAGGGGCCCACTGTGATGCTCCGCGCCGATACCGATGCATTGCCGATTGTCGAGGAGACGGGCAAAGCCTACGCCTCTAAGGTCACCACGCTTGATGCCCAGGGCAATCAGGTGGGGGTGATGCACGCCTGTGGCCATGATGTGCACATGACCAATCTGGTGGGCACGGCGCAGCAGTTGATTCAGCAAAAAGATAAGTGGCAGGGCACCTTGATGCTGGTGGCTCAGCCCGCCGAAGAGGTGGGGGGCGGTGCCAAGGCGATGCTTAAACAGGGACTGTTTAGCCAGTTCCCGACACCCGATCATATTCTTGGGCTGCATGTCAGCGCCTCGGTACCTGCGGGTAAGGTGGCCATCGCCCCGGGCTATGCCCTGGCGAACGTGGATTCGGTGGATATCAGCGTGAAGGGGCGCGGCGGTCACGGCGCCTATCCCCATACTACGGTCGACCCTGTGGTCTTGGCGGCGCGCATAGTGCTTGCTTTGCAGACTATTGTCAGTCGGGAGGTCTCGCCATTATCGCCCAATGTGATCACCGTGGGCTCCATTCACGGCGGCTCGAAACACAACATCATAGGCAACGAGGTGAAGCTACAGCTGACGCTGCGCTCATACGATCCTAAGGTGCGCGAGCAGCAGATCGCCGCCATCGAGCGACTCACTAAGGGGATCGCCATTAGTGCGGGACTGAGCGAGGCCGAGTGGCCTGATGTGTATGTGCATCAGGAGGAGAGCATTCCATCGACCTACAACGACCCGGAGCAGACAGCTAAGGTCAGGGCCAGTATCGCCAAGCAGCTGGGGGATGATAATGTCTTGGAGGCATCACCTGTGATGGCGGGAGAAGATTTTGGCTTGTATGGCTTAACCCCCGCCAAAAGGCCAATCACCCTGTTCTGGTTAGGCGCTGTGCCCGCGGTAGATTATGCGGCCAGTCAGGCATCGGGCGCGAGTCTCCCCTCGCTGCATTCCAGCAAGTTTGCGCCGGATTACCCCGTCACCATCGAGGCGGGAGTGCAGGCGATGAGCCGCGCGGCCTTGGATCTGTTTAAGAAATAG
- a CDS encoding FAD-binding protein: MSKLSNVWVFSDIATRLPETIAGGRALGEKVSAFIIGSEADIATAYSYGATHVYYLGNKADAQMVEDYAATMSQAINDGDKPTLVLLPATKRCKALAAKLSVQLEAGLINDATEVSLDEGVTAKHMVYGGLAIGTERITSPVALVTLASGAFEPQAADTSLTGEGVSLAFVAPKQAIRCIERRVKQGNSVDLGKAKRVIAVGSGIGNLDNLALAGELATAIQAELGCSRPIAETEKWMERERYVGVSGVMLKPDIYLALGISGQIQHMVGALGSQTILAVNKDKNAPIFQYVDYGLVGDINKVLPALIQAMKG; encoded by the coding sequence ATGAGCAAACTATCAAATGTATGGGTATTTAGTGATATTGCCACACGTCTACCCGAGACCATCGCCGGTGGTCGCGCCTTAGGTGAAAAAGTCTCTGCCTTTATCATCGGCAGCGAAGCCGATATCGCCACGGCCTACTCCTACGGCGCCACGCATGTCTATTACCTTGGCAACAAGGCCGATGCTCAGATGGTGGAAGACTATGCAGCTACCATGAGCCAAGCGATCAATGACGGCGACAAGCCAACCCTCGTTTTGCTTCCGGCCACCAAGCGCTGCAAGGCACTGGCAGCAAAACTCAGTGTCCAGCTTGAGGCTGGCCTAATCAACGATGCCACCGAGGTAAGCCTGGATGAAGGCGTCACCGCCAAACATATGGTCTATGGCGGCCTGGCCATAGGTACTGAGAGAATCACCTCCCCCGTGGCCCTGGTCACCCTGGCCAGCGGTGCCTTTGAGCCACAAGCGGCCGATACCTCACTAACGGGTGAAGGGGTCTCCTTAGCTTTCGTTGCGCCTAAACAGGCCATTCGCTGCATCGAGCGCCGCGTCAAGCAAGGCAACAGCGTCGATCTGGGTAAGGCCAAGCGGGTTATCGCCGTCGGTAGCGGCATCGGCAACCTGGACAACCTGGCTCTAGCAGGCGAACTCGCTACAGCCATCCAAGCTGAACTCGGCTGCTCACGCCCTATCGCCGAGACCGAGAAGTGGATGGAGCGCGAACGCTACGTGGGCGTGTCGGGTGTCATGCTTAAACCCGACATCTACCTTGCCCTGGGTATCTCAGGGCAGATCCAGCACATGGTGGGCGCCTTAGGTTCTCAAACCATACTCGCGGTCAACAAAGATAAGAACGCGCCGATCTTCCAATACGTGGATTACGGTCTGGTAGGTGACATCAACAAGGTACTACCAGCCCTTATTCAGGCCATGAAAGGCTAG
- a CDS encoding molybdate ABC transporter substrate-binding protein, whose protein sequence is MKYQWFLGTLFIAGMSTQVIAHEAPIEFRAAGSLKAAMTEVIGAYQAKGHSEVAPQFAPSGLLRARIESGEKVDLFASANMKHPTTLSQASRSGDVVMFARNKLCALAQPEVELSSDTLLTQMLNSKIRLGTSTPKADPAGDYAFKVFERAEAISSGAQQQLETKALKLTGGPDSAKPPKGRNPYGWVMENKQADIFLTYCTNAVLAQKEVKPLKIVQLPENLSVGANYGLTVIQDAQPHAADLALFILSPQGQKILASYGFDTPTLP, encoded by the coding sequence ATGAAATATCAGTGGTTTCTAGGCACGCTTTTCATCGCAGGCATGAGCACTCAAGTGATCGCTCATGAGGCGCCCATCGAATTTCGCGCCGCCGGCAGCCTCAAGGCCGCCATGACAGAGGTGATTGGCGCCTATCAGGCCAAGGGCCATAGCGAGGTTGCCCCTCAGTTTGCTCCATCTGGACTGCTTAGAGCGCGTATCGAATCCGGTGAGAAGGTGGATCTCTTTGCCTCGGCCAACATGAAGCATCCTACTACTTTGAGCCAAGCTTCCCGCAGCGGCGATGTGGTGATGTTTGCCCGCAACAAGCTCTGCGCCCTTGCGCAGCCTGAGGTTGAACTCTCAAGCGATACTCTGCTGACCCAGATGCTCAATAGCAAGATACGTCTTGGCACCTCTACCCCTAAGGCAGACCCCGCCGGTGACTACGCCTTTAAGGTGTTCGAGCGCGCCGAGGCCATCTCATCCGGCGCCCAGCAGCAGCTGGAAACTAAGGCACTTAAGCTAACCGGCGGCCCGGACAGTGCTAAGCCACCTAAAGGCCGTAATCCCTACGGCTGGGTGATGGAGAACAAGCAGGCGGATATCTTCCTCACCTACTGCACCAACGCCGTGCTGGCGCAGAAAGAGGTCAAGCCCCTCAAGATAGTGCAGCTGCCTGAAAACCTCAGTGTCGGCGCCAACTACGGCCTGACCGTCATTCAGGATGCGCAGCCCCATGCCGCAGATCTGGCGCTCTTTATCCTGTCACCACAGGGGCAGAAAATTCTGGCCAGCTACGGCTTCGATACTCCAACTCTGCCCTAG